From the genome of Bacteroidia bacterium:
ACTACAACTCTGGAATTTTTATTAACCAATATGCTCATTTGAAGCTGAAATTTTTATTTGAAAAATGATTTAAAAAATGGCCGCGAAGATAGATATTTCGCAGGCGGCTGAAAGAAAAAGGCAGTTGCGGACTTATTTCGCTTTTACCTCCGCGACTGGTTCATCAACCTTTTTGACGCGCCTGGGCTTTACTGTTCTTTCCTTTATTAAGTTCTCTATCTCATCGGTGAGTTCAGGATTATCGAGCAGCAATTGCTTTACGGCATCCCGGCCCTGCCCCAGTTTCGTGTCTTTGTAGCTAAACCAGGAACCGCTCTTATTTATAATATCCAGCTCAACTCCAATATCAATGAGTTCTCCCAGCTTGGAAATTCCTTCCCCGTAAATAATGTCAAATTCTACAACACGGAACGGAGGTGCCACCTTGTTCTTGGCCACCTTCACACGGGTACGGTTTCCTACTATGTCCGTTCCGTCTTTGATGGCTGATATCCTGCGGATGTCAAGCCTCACAGAAGCGTAAAATTTCAGGGCATTGCCACCTGTGGTGGTTTCAGGGTTGCCGAACATAACCCCGATCTTTTCTCTGAGCTGATTAATAAAAATACAAATGCATTGCGTTTTGCTTATAGAGGCCGTGAGTTTCCGCAACGCCTGGCTCATCAGCCGTGCCTGAAGCCCCATTCTGGAATCCCCCATTTCTCCTTCCAGTTCAGCTTTGGGCGTAAGGGCCGCCACAGAATCTATAACCACTACATCAAGGGCTCCGCTACGGATAAGGTGGTCTGCAATTTCCAGCGCCTGTTCACCATCATCAGGCTGTGATATCAGGAGGTTGTCTACATCAATCCCAAGATTTTCAGCATAGAATTTATCGAAGGCATGCTCTGCATCTACAAAAGCTGCCAGCCCGCCCCGCTTCTGTGCCTCGGCAATCGTATGCATCGCCAAGGTTGTTTTCCCGGATGATTCCGGTCCATATATTTCCACAACCCTTCCTCGTGGAAGCCCGCCACAACCGAGCGCAATATCCAACCCCAGAGAACCGGTAGAAATGCTTTCAATTGAGTCAGCGCGGTTGTCACTTAATTTCATGACTACACCCTTTCCATAGCTCTTTTCAAGCTTGTCAATGGTGAGCCGGAGTACTTTCTGCTTTTCAGTAGAATTTGTGTCTAATTTTGAGTCTTTGGCCATCTTATAACAGTATTTTCAGATAAAAAACAAAGGTAGA
Proteins encoded in this window:
- the recA gene encoding recombinase RecA, producing the protein MAKDSKLDTNSTEKQKVLRLTIDKLEKSYGKGVVMKLSDNRADSIESISTGSLGLDIALGCGGLPRGRVVEIYGPESSGKTTLAMHTIAEAQKRGGLAAFVDAEHAFDKFYAENLGIDVDNLLISQPDDGEQALEIADHLIRSGALDVVVIDSVAALTPKAELEGEMGDSRMGLQARLMSQALRKLTASISKTQCICIFINQLREKIGVMFGNPETTTGGNALKFYASVRLDIRRISAIKDGTDIVGNRTRVKVAKNKVAPPFRVVEFDIIYGEGISKLGELIDIGVELDIINKSGSWFSYKDTKLGQGRDAVKQLLLDNPELTDEIENLIKERTVKPRRVKKVDEPVAEVKAK